tattattattattattattaatgtattgatGTGATTATTACagatactattatcactattattttagtaTCACTATTTTTAGCttattgtatcattgttattattctagtattattacaccataattattttcatcattatatataatgttcgttTTACTTCTCAAACCAACACCTTGCACACTCTCCGTCACCGCCTCCTCCAGtaatcgctcccccccccccacgtgcagGTGCCGGCGATGCCACGCCTACAACGAGGACCCGGATGTGCCAATGCTTCGCGAGAGCTACGTGATCCTCCTGAACCAGATGACCCGAACCCCTCAGGGACTGTGCTTCCTCCTGTGCCTCTCCCTCCCGCAGCTCGCCGTCACCTCCGTcgcccttctgctcctcctcttcacctcttctTATAATGTAGCGTTGGTCCTCCTCCATTGCCTGGTTCTCCTCAACCTCGCTAGATTCTGCGTCGTCAAGTACTTCGGCAGGCGCTACGCGAGAGAGTACTCAGCCGAAGCGGACCTGCTGCACCTGCAC
The sequence above is a segment of the Penaeus monodon isolate SGIC_2016 unplaced genomic scaffold, NSTDA_Pmon_1 PmonScaffold_11120, whole genome shotgun sequence genome. Coding sequences within it:
- the LOC119568851 gene encoding uncharacterized protein LOC119568851, with the protein product MSAASDAGGRGHIAFDQSHVNIKLPNRCRRCHAYNEDPDVPMLRESYVILLNQMTRTPQGLCFLLCLSLPQLAVTSVALLLLLFTSSYNVALVLLHCLVLLNLARFCVVKYFGRRYAREYSAEADLLHLHTAALRHPNRGGLATIHQPQVYENAALPD